One Terriglobia bacterium genomic window, AACCCGCGCTTCATCGAGACCTTGCCGCGTGTGGGCTATCGATTCATAGCCCCGGTCATTCCAGACTCGGCACCGGCGGAACAGCAGGAGGCCCAAGACGCAATCCCACAAGTGGCAAGCGCAAGCAGAAGGAAAGCTGTGCTATTGGCGGGAGTAAGTCTGGCAGCCGCGCTTTCGCTTGCTGCCGGATATTTCGTCTGGCGGCATTTCCACAGCGCCGCTGGCCTGGCGACTGGGACAGTGCGCGTGGCGGTCCTGCCTCTTGAAAACCTTTCTCACGACCCTGAACAGGAATACTTTGCTGACGGCATCACCGATGAGCTGATTACCAAGCTGGCGCGATTCACTTCGCTCGAGGTCAGATCGCGCACGTCAGTGATGGGCTACAAGGGAGTTCGGAAGAGTCTTTCGGAGATTGCCAGCGAATTGCGGGTGGATGCCGTAATGGAAGGCACGGTGGCGCGCTCGGGCAACACAGTGCGGATTACCGCGCAACTGATTGACGCTCGAACCGACCGCCTCATCTGGGCCGACGATTTCGAGGGCCAACTCACTGACATGCTCCGTGTGCAAAACGACCTGGCGCGAAGCATTGCCGATGGTGTGCGGGTCCAGCTTACCAACCCGGAGAGAGACCTGCTGACTCACGCTCCCGCCATCGACGCGGAGGCATACGAATTCTTCCTTCGGGGGCTATACTTCTATAATCGGTACACATCACAAGACCAGCAGCGGGCGATTGAATTTTATCAAAAGGCTCTCAGCCTCAGTCCGAAGTATGCCCCTGCCCATTTGGGGCTTGCGTCAAGCTATTTCCTACAGGCCGGATTCGGCACCATGCCGGCCCGCGACTTCGCCCCCAAGGCTGAGGCGGAAGCGATGGAAGCAGTTCGAGAAGACCGCAGTTTGGGTGACGCGTTGTGCCTGATTGCCATCATTCGTGCAGTCTATGACAATAAATGGGCGGAAGCAGAAAGCGAATTCAAACGCGGCCTGGAACTGAGCCCCAATTCCTCCGGCTGCCATCAGCCCTATAGTTTTTACCTGGCGGGTGTGGGCCGCCGCGAAGAGGCCGTCGCGGAGGCGATCCGCGCCCGCGAACTCGATCCGCTCTCCCCCATCCAGAACACCGACCTGGCTGTGATATACTCGATCACCCGCGAGAATGCCCAGGCGATCGAGCAGTTTCAGCGCACCACGCAAATGTTCCCGAGCTTCAAGTACGCCTATGAAGAATTCGCACGAGCTTATTTTCGGCAGGGCATGCCGGCCGAAGCAATAACAGAAATGCAGGCAGCCGCCGAGAGCGCGGCGGAAGCCCGCGACATCGCACGAGCTTACAAGGCTTCGGGGTACCGAGGCTTTTTGCAGTGGGACCTGAAACGTCTGCTGCGAAAAGGCCGGAGCCAGTACATCAGGCCAACCTCCATCGTGTGGCACTACGCCCTGCTGAACGACCGCGATAACGCTTTCAGGTGGCTTGAGCGGGCCTGCGCAGAGCACGACTTTGGAGTATTCTTCGTTAACTTTTTTCCCGAGTTTGATACGCTCCGTTCGGACCCGCGCTACCAATCTCTGATCCGCCGCACAGGCCTGCCAAATTAGGGCTTGGGGTTTACCCTGTCGCCGGCTTAGCGCCAACGCCGAACCAGCGCCTCTTCAGCGGAGCGGCAGTCAGGCGGTCAAAGGCCAGCTTCTCCTCAGCCCATCGCGCCAATCGAACAAAGGGCAGGCCCAGCAGGAAATAGATTGCGGCCGTCAGGAGCCCGACGCCGATGTAGTCATAGTAGGTTGACGCCAGCTCGCCGTAGACTTTGGTGAGCTCGACCATGGTGATGACGGAGACGATGGAGGAATCCTTGAAGAGCGAGATAAAGTCATTGGTCACCGGCGGGATGGCCAGCCGCATGGCCTGAGGCAGAATGACGTGTCGTAGCGCCTGGGCGCGCGTCATTCCGAGTGAGAGCGCCGCCTCCATCTGGCCGCGCGGGATGGCCTGGATCGCTCCGCGGTAGTTCTCAGCTTCATAGGCCGCATAATTCAGACCCAGCCCAACAATCGCAGCAACGAACGGACTCAGCCGGATGCCCACCGAGGGCAAGCCGTAAAAAATCAGGTAAAGCTGAATCAGCAGAGGAGTTCCTCGCATCACTTCGATAAAAGCGCGCGCCGAACGGGCCGGGAAAAACGAGCCATAGAGATTCGTCAGGGCCAAAAGCAAGCCGACCGACACGGCCACCGCCATTCCAAGCAGGGAAATCGCCAGTGTCATGGGAGCGCCCCGGCCGAGCAACAGGGGCAGGTAGCCGGCATACTGGCGCAACCGCTGGCTCCAGCCAAGCTGCCGGGTGACGCTTTTCGTGTAATCCTCGTAAGCCTGCGGATTCGAGCCAACCTGGGCGAACAGCGTTTGCGTCGCGCCGTTCCACAAGCCCCACTTCTCGTAAATGCGCTGGAGCTCTCCCGACTCGATCAGGCTTGCGAGGGCGGCATTCAACTGCTTGAGCAGTGCCGGGTCCTGCTTGCGAATGCCGATCCCGTACCTGATCTCGCTGATGGGGCCGCCGGCAAATTTCAGTTTTGGGTTGGGCTTGCTGTAATAGACGGCTATGGGCCAGTCCATCAGGACGGCATCCAGCCGTCCGTTGGCCAGGTCCTCGTAAGCGTTGATTTGTCCATCGTAGGTGCGAAGCTTGATGCCTCCTTCGCGCTCCAGCACTCGCTCGGCAAAGGAGAACTTGAGCGTGCCGACGGTTTTTCCTTTGAGATCGGCCAGCGAGCTGATCGAATGGTCATCAGCCCGCACGCTCAGTTGTTCGGAGGTGGCATAGTAGGGGATTGTAAAATTGATTTCGCGCTCGCGGTCGGCGGTAATTTCGAGTCCATTGAGGGCAATATCATAATCGCCGCGCTCGAGACCTGAGATCAGCCCGTCCCACTGGTTCTGCACGAAGACGGCGCGACGATGGAGCTTTTGCCCCAGCGCCTTGGCCAGGTCCACCTCAAATCCGATGGTCTCCCGCGGATTTCTGGGATTGGCGAAGACATAGGGCGCGCCGCCCTCCGCGTCGCCGCCCCATCGAAGCTCAGGTGCGCCGCCCAGGGCGAGGGGCGCCGTTGCCAGGGCCAGTAAGCTGATCGCCAGCACTGCCGGAATACGTCTCATTTTGATGGACCTCATTAAAAGAAATTGCGGAGAAACTGGCGGGTGCGCGCGTCGCGCGGCGACCTGAACAGAGCTTCCGCGGGGCCGGATTCGACGATCTCGCCCTCATCCAGAAACAGGATGTTGTCCGCCGCCTCCCGCGCGAAGCGCATCTCGTGAGTGACAACCACCTGCGTCATTCCCTCGTCGTCAAGCCTGCGCATGATCTGCAGCACTTCGTTCACGAGGCTTGGATCGAGGGCGGAGGTCGGCTCGTCATAGAGCATCACCTTGGGAGACATGGCAAGGGCGCGGGCGATGGCCGCCCGCTGCTGCTGCCCGCCGGAAAGTTGCGATGGATAATAATGGGCGCGGTCCTCGAGGCCGACCTTCGCCAGCAATTCCGCCGCCCTTGCCTCCGCTTCTTTGCGGCCAAGCCCCTTTACCACCATCGGCGACTTGACGGCGTTTTCCAGCACAGTCAGGTGCGGAAACAGATTAAATCCCTGGAAGACGAGGCCGACTTCCTTCCGCAGTTCCCGAAGGGCATTTCGGTTTCCGTCCTGCGCCTGATTTTGCCGTTCGAGAGTGATGTTTCCAATCCGCACGCGCCCGCTGTCAAATGTCTCGAGGCCGTTCAAACAGCGCAGGAGCGTTGACTTTCCGCAACCCGAAGGACCGATGATGACCGTCAACTGCGATTGTGAAACCGTAAAGCTGACGCCCCGCAGCGCCGCAACGGTCCCAAAACTCTTGTGAAGACGGCCTACCTCAATGATTTCATCCATTGCGTCTCGGCGCCTGCGATGCCCCGGCAAGCGCAGGCCGAGCTTATTGTAGCGCATTGCCTCCGGGCATCAAATTTTCTTCATGGCCCTCCTTGGACCGCAACCGTCGCCGCGAGCGATCCCTCCTGCTTTCGATTGACCCCGGTGTGTACACAAGGTGGAAAGACCGGAGGAGAGGAAGACATTTTCTACGGCGCGCGCGGCAGGGGCCTTGACGACCCGGCCCATATTCAACTATGCTATTGAATACTGTTATGGGCGCTTCGATGGGTGTCAAAAAAGCGATCTACGAACAGCTCGCCAGAATCGGCAAGGCCGTGGCAAGCCCGCCCCGCCTTGAACTGCTCGACCTGTTGTGCCAGGGCCCGCGCACGGTGGAAGGCCTGGCGAGGGAGGCTGGCCAGAGCGTTGCCAACGCTTCGCAGCACCTTCAGGTGCTTCGCGGCGCGCGCCTGGTGGAAGCTGACAAGCAGGGATTGTACGTCACCTATCGTCTGGCGGATTCAGCGGTCTGCGATTTTTTTCAGAAGCTGAGATCTCTTGCGGAACTGCGCCTCGCGGAAGTGGAATCCATGATGAGGCAGCTCCGGGAAGACCCGGAGCAGCTTGAACCTGTCGAAAAGAAGGCGCTGCTGCGGCGCGTGCGCAGAGGGGAAGTTGTAGTCCTCGACGTGCGGCCGCCCGAAGAGTACCGGGCTGGACACATCCCCGGCGCCCTTTCGTTGCCCCTCAAAAACCTGAAAGCGCGCCTGTCTGCGCTCCCGAAAAACCAGGAGATCGTGGCGTACTGCCGCGGCCCTTACTGCGTTCTGGCAAGGGAGGCCGTGGAAATTCTGAAGGCGAAAGGCTTCCGCGCTTTCCGGCTGGAAGATGGCATCCCGGAGTGGCGGGCGCAAGGATTTCCCGTGGCGGCTGGGAGCGGCCCGGAATAAAGGGTGTTCGATAGGCTTGACACGCCAGCGCCCGAAACTGGCGAGCGGCGCGAGTCGCTAATGCATTACAAAATTTATAACCCGATTCTGGACTATTACGGCGGGCCGGCGCTGCTGGTGTTGGTTTGCGTGCTGCTGGCCCTGGAGTATCGGCGGCCTCTGCGCAGATGGGTGCAGAAGACCTTGCCCCGCTCGGTCACTAACGTCGGCGTGTCGGTGCCGGCCTTCCTGGTGTTGCGCCTGGGGCTCATCCCCGCGGAACTGGCGGCGGCCTATTGGGCAAGCGAGGCGCACTTCGGCTTGCTGAACGCGGTCACGATGCCCTCGTGGTTGCACGGCGCGCTCACGTTCCTGTTGATGGACTATGTGCTCTATGCCTGGCACGTGCTCAGCCACAAGGCGCCGCTGCTCTGGCGGTTCCACAACGTTCATCACACAGACCTGGACCTCAGCGTTCTGACCGCGGTCCGGTTCCACTTTGGAGAGATGGTCCTGAGTGGCCTGTTCCGCGTGGCCGGAGTGTTGCTGTTCGGGGCGGGCGCGGTAGCCGTGCTCGTCTACGAAGTGGTCTTCGAGGCATCGGTTGCGTTCCAGCACAGCAACTGGAGGCTGCCTTACCGGCTGGAGCGGCTGCTGGTCTGGGTCATCATCACGCCGCGGATGCACGGGATACACCACTCCATTGTCCGTGGCGAGACCGACTCGAATTTCACCAACCTGTTCAGCGTCTGGGACCGGCTTCACGGCACGCTGCGCCTGGACGTTCCGCAGGACCAGATCACCATCGGCGTACCCGCGTTCCGGGACACAAACGAACTGCGGCTGTTCCAACTCCTCCTCCTGCCCTTCCTCCCCCAGAGAGAGCACTGGCGCTTGCCAGACGGTACACGCCCAATGCGTGAGCAGCACTTAGGCCGTGCCCGCCTGGCCGAGTAAGGCCGGTTTGCGTCTGACCCGGGCGGTGGGGAACACAGAGCAGTTCAGACCATAATTCGAGGTCCCTGAATGCGAAAGAGGGCCGCGAAGTCGCAGGCGCCGAAACGGGGACAATCAACGCCGCTCGCCCGCCGGCCGCGTCAGTGTGCCGGCATGCCGCCGCGGGATTTGGGTTTTCGCATCAGCAGAACGGCGGGCATGACGATGATGAACAGCACGGCGAGGAACAAGTAGGTGTGGTTGAACGAGAGCATCGACGCCTGCCGCTGCACCATGCCAAACAGCGCCGCGTAGGCACGGCTGGTCGCAGTGACGGCGTCCGCGCCGGAGCTCATGAAATAGCTGCGAAGGCCTTCGAACATTGACTGGGTTTGCGGGCTGTAGGGATTAACGTTCCGCCCCAGGAAATTTGTGTAGCGCTGGGTGCTCCGCGCAACGATGGTGGTGGAGAGCGCGATTCCCATGCTCCCGCCGATGTTCCGCATCAGGTTAAAGATGCTGGTGGCATTGCCCATTTTCTCATTCGGAATGGGATCCATGGTGACGGTAGTGAGCGGCACAAACAGGAACCCCAGAGACAATCCTTGCAGGAACTGCGCCCAAAAGATTTGCCAGTAACCCACGTTCAGGTTCAGCGTGCCCAACATCACCAGCGATAAAGAACAGGCGATCAGTCCGATCACCAACAGCTTTCGCGGGTCAAAGCGGGACATGATGGCGCCGACGAAAGGCATGGCAATAAAAGACCCTAAGCCTCTCGGAAACATGGCGATCCCCGCCTGCAGCGCCGGGTAGCCCAGAATGACCTGCAGGAAAATGGGCAGAATCACCAGGCTCCCATACAGCACAAAGCCCAGAATAGTCATGAGAAATACGCCCGCGCTGTAGGTGCGTTCTTTGAAGGCCCGAAGGTCTACCACGGGGTGGGAAATCACAAGTTCATAAATCACGAAGACGACAAGGGCGACGACGGCGATGAGGGCCAGCCGCGCGATAAAGTCAGACGAGAACCAGTCTTTTTCCTGGCCCTTGTCCAGAACGACCTGCAATGCGGCGATCCCCACGGCCAGCATTCCCATGCCCCAGTAATCGATTTTGCCCGCGGTCCGCCGGATGTAGGACGGATCGAAAATAAAGAGCTGGGTCATGATAAGCGCCAGAATCCCCACCGGAATATTGATGTAAAACACCCAGCGCCAACTGTAGCTGTCGGTCAGCCAGCCTCCGAGCACCGGGCCCAGCATGGGCGCCACCACAATTCCAAGGCCCCAGAAGCCCATGGCCTTGCCGCGATCTTCGGGAGGAAAGGACTCCAGCAGGACGGCCTGCGAAATGGGCTGCAGCCCGCCGCCGCATGCTCCCTGAACGATCCTGAAGATGACCAGCAGCGGCAGGTTAGGCGCCAGACCGCACAGAAAAGAAGCGATGGTGAATCCGGTGACGGACGTCATCAACATTCGCTTGCGCCCGAAGTGATTGGAGAGCCAGCCCGTCATCGGGAGGATGATGGCGTTGGCCACCAGGTAGGAGGTCAGCGTCCAGGTGGCTTCATCCACTGAGGCTGACATGCTGCCAGCGATGTGCGGCAGGGAGACGTTCACCACGGTGGTGTCGAGCACTTCCATAAAGGTGCTCAGCATCACGGCGGTGGCGATGATCCAGGGGTTGATTTTAGGCGCTTCGAATTCTGTTGCCATGGTCAGGAAGTCCTGGCTGTGAGTCCCGCGGCGCAGAGGATGGTGGCTGTCACGGTTTCAACTTTCTGCAAGGGTGGCGCCGCCGCTGCCGTACTCGCGGCTGATTGTGATAACGTGGACCATTGTGTTCTTCTAGTTTTTTGTAACAACCGTGGGTTCCACAGACATGCCCACGCGCAGCAGGTGGTCGCGGTCCTGCCCGGCATCGAAAACAATCCTGACCGGAATC contains:
- a CDS encoding metalloregulator ArsR/SmtB family transcription factor, with the translated sequence MGVKKAIYEQLARIGKAVASPPRLELLDLLCQGPRTVEGLAREAGQSVANASQHLQVLRGARLVEADKQGLYVTYRLADSAVCDFFQKLRSLAELRLAEVESMMRQLREDPEQLEPVEKKALLRRVRRGEVVVLDVRPPEEYRAGHIPGALSLPLKNLKARLSALPKNQEIVAYCRGPYCVLAREAVEILKAKGFRAFRLEDGIPEWRAQGFPVAAGSGPE
- a CDS encoding DHA2 family efflux MFS transporter permease subunit — translated: MATEFEAPKINPWIIATAVMLSTFMEVLDTTVVNVSLPHIAGSMSASVDEATWTLTSYLVANAIILPMTGWLSNHFGRKRMLMTSVTGFTIASFLCGLAPNLPLLVIFRIVQGACGGGLQPISQAVLLESFPPEDRGKAMGFWGLGIVVAPMLGPVLGGWLTDSYSWRWVFYINIPVGILALIMTQLFIFDPSYIRRTAGKIDYWGMGMLAVGIAALQVVLDKGQEKDWFSSDFIARLALIAVVALVVFVIYELVISHPVVDLRAFKERTYSAGVFLMTILGFVLYGSLVILPIFLQVILGYPALQAGIAMFPRGLGSFIAMPFVGAIMSRFDPRKLLVIGLIACSLSLVMLGTLNLNVGYWQIFWAQFLQGLSLGFLFVPLTTVTMDPIPNEKMGNATSIFNLMRNIGGSMGIALSTTIVARSTQRYTNFLGRNVNPYSPQTQSMFEGLRSYFMSSGADAVTATSRAYAALFGMVQRQASMLSFNHTYLFLAVLFIIVMPAVLLMRKPKSRGGMPAH
- a CDS encoding amino acid ABC transporter ATP-binding protein, with translation MDEIIEVGRLHKSFGTVAALRGVSFTVSQSQLTVIIGPSGCGKSTLLRCLNGLETFDSGRVRIGNITLERQNQAQDGNRNALRELRKEVGLVFQGFNLFPHLTVLENAVKSPMVVKGLGRKEAEARAAELLAKVGLEDRAHYYPSQLSGGQQQRAAIARALAMSPKVMLYDEPTSALDPSLVNEVLQIMRRLDDEGMTQVVVTHEMRFAREAADNILFLDEGEIVESGPAEALFRSPRDARTRQFLRNFF
- a CDS encoding winged helix-turn-helix domain-containing protein — its product is MDSKPTTRTSVVRFGVFRVEVKSQELYKNGFRVKLQNQAFQALTLLLERAGEVVTREELRRRLWPGDTFVDFDEGLNAVMKKLRYALGDSAGNPRFIETLPRVGYRFIAPVIPDSAPAEQQEAQDAIPQVASASRRKAVLLAGVSLAAALSLAAGYFVWRHFHSAAGLATGTVRVAVLPLENLSHDPEQEYFADGITDELITKLARFTSLEVRSRTSVMGYKGVRKSLSEIASELRVDAVMEGTVARSGNTVRITAQLIDARTDRLIWADDFEGQLTDMLRVQNDLARSIADGVRVQLTNPERDLLTHAPAIDAEAYEFFLRGLYFYNRYTSQDQQRAIEFYQKALSLSPKYAPAHLGLASSYFLQAGFGTMPARDFAPKAEAEAMEAVREDRSLGDALCLIAIIRAVYDNKWAEAESEFKRGLELSPNSSGCHQPYSFYLAGVGRREEAVAEAIRARELDPLSPIQNTDLAVIYSITRENAQAIEQFQRTTQMFPSFKYAYEEFARAYFRQGMPAEAITEMQAAAESAAEARDIARAYKASGYRGFLQWDLKRLLRKGRSQYIRPTSIVWHYALLNDRDNAFRWLERACAEHDFGVFFVNFFPEFDTLRSDPRYQSLIRRTGLPN
- a CDS encoding ABC transporter substrate-binding protein/permease, encoding MRRIPAVLAISLLALATAPLALGGAPELRWGGDAEGGAPYVFANPRNPRETIGFEVDLAKALGQKLHRRAVFVQNQWDGLISGLERGDYDIALNGLEITADREREINFTIPYYATSEQLSVRADDHSISSLADLKGKTVGTLKFSFAERVLEREGGIKLRTYDGQINAYEDLANGRLDAVLMDWPIAVYYSKPNPKLKFAGGPISEIRYGIGIRKQDPALLKQLNAALASLIESGELQRIYEKWGLWNGATQTLFAQVGSNPQAYEDYTKSVTRQLGWSQRLRQYAGYLPLLLGRGAPMTLAISLLGMAVAVSVGLLLALTNLYGSFFPARSARAFIEVMRGTPLLIQLYLIFYGLPSVGIRLSPFVAAIVGLGLNYAAYEAENYRGAIQAIPRGQMEAALSLGMTRAQALRHVILPQAMRLAIPPVTNDFISLFKDSSIVSVITMVELTKVYGELASTYYDYIGVGLLTAAIYFLLGLPFVRLARWAEEKLAFDRLTAAPLKRRWFGVGAKPATG
- a CDS encoding sterol desaturase family protein; the encoded protein is MHYKIYNPILDYYGGPALLVLVCVLLALEYRRPLRRWVQKTLPRSVTNVGVSVPAFLVLRLGLIPAELAAAYWASEAHFGLLNAVTMPSWLHGALTFLLMDYVLYAWHVLSHKAPLLWRFHNVHHTDLDLSVLTAVRFHFGEMVLSGLFRVAGVLLFGAGAVAVLVYEVVFEASVAFQHSNWRLPYRLERLLVWVIITPRMHGIHHSIVRGETDSNFTNLFSVWDRLHGTLRLDVPQDQITIGVPAFRDTNELRLFQLLLLPFLPQREHWRLPDGTRPMREQHLGRARLAE